One window from the genome of Diospyros lotus cultivar Yz01 chromosome 11, ASM1463336v1, whole genome shotgun sequence encodes:
- the LOC127812471 gene encoding uncharacterized protein LOC127812471 isoform X1 — MDQFRQVGEVLGSMKALMVLKTDITINRKQCSLLLDIFNLAFETVSDEIRQNLRLEEKNTKWRALENPLKELHRIFKEGELYIRHCLEIRDWWGKALSLHQNKECVEFHIHNLLSCFSIVVEAIETAGEISGSNNDDMQKRRQLLMKKYDGEWNDPKIFQWKYGKQYLIPREICDRLSNAWREDRWLLLEAIREKRSSALTKHEQRIADHLLKKLNESETTKGKLLPAWTLLGVKDYHVKRRLGPGGGHYKEIHWFGEGFALRNFFGEIDEKQQKEISLALSVSHPCIAQYLCAFYDEKRKEGFLLMELMNNFLGTYIKENSGQRKRNPFSLPVAVDIMLQIARGMEYLHSQKIYHGDLNPSNILLKARNSSAEGYFCAKVAGFGLTSIKTHASRSHANQNVDDPVIWYAPEVLAEQEQHGGSCSSKYTEKADVYSFGMLCFEILTGKTPFEEAHLQEDTVARNIRAGERPLFPYASPKSLVNFTRKCWQAEPTQRPSFPAICRILRYIKKYLVINPNLGQPESPPPLVDYCEIETGYSKLYPGDGSHNLAPVSQVPFQMFAYRLVEKEKTSGNYEKLWDLAGEVPSLWGPASGWDDDNGDLFSPRAMDQRSVYSDVQDRRIGADRRSVHSEALWMKGSTRTAADGELFRPEFLRKKTDLRAVGSMTPGRKFLPSPAASCMLPSGGGFKIQRSVSCLTPGGLILAADQRSTGSESSDEKSFSDYESSDGSETLAKTLSSATAPAVGQVSPHLWTAVTTEKKIPSSTAANGNSFGSRIRNRPPPLLTAAVDRLGSEVSRNKILSRTVSSSIPSSPANPALPSRTISCSIPNSPAAARVVLPSIASESNSDGSNSPETQQSPGKAKSVYPVIPNTKVSPKREALAAQTKKSPVLQRAQSTRSSALRVPKVQPPQRSSPNLVARCSRSIRERRQPWL; from the exons ATGGATCAATTCAGGCAGGTTGGAGAGGTTCTGGGAAGTATGAAGGCTCTTATGGTATTGAAAACTGACATTACAATCAATCGAAAGCAGTGCTCTTTGTTGCTCGATATCTTCAATTTGGCCTTTGAAACTGTTTCAGATGAGATCAGACAGAACCTTAGGCtagaagagaagaacacaaagtgGAGAGCTCTTGAGAACCCTCTTAAGGAGCTCCATAGGATCTTCAAAGAAGGTGAACTGTACATTCGTCATTGCTTGGAAATTAGAGACTGGTGGGGCAAAGCGCTGAGTCTCCATCAGAACAAGGAGTGTGTCGAGTTTCACATTCACAACTTGCTCTCCTGCTTTAGTATCGTAGTTGAGGCCATTGAGACTGCTGGAGAAATCTCGGGATCAAACAATGATGATATGCAGAAAAGGAGACAGTTGCTCATGAAAAAGTATGATGGAGAGTGGAATGACCCAAAAATTTTCCAGTGGAAGTATGGAAAACAGTACTTGATTCCTCGAGAGATATGTGACAGGTTGAGCAATGCTTGGAGAGAAGATAGATGGCTGCTTCTTGAAGCAATAAGGGAGAAAAGAAGCTCTGCTTTGACCAAGCATGAGCAAAGAATTGCAGATCACCTGCTTAAGAAGCTAAATGAATCGGAGACAACTAAGGGAAAGCTTTTACCAGCTTGGACCTTATTGGGGGTTAAGGACTACCATGTGAAGCGACGGCTTGGACCAGGGGGGGGCCACTATAAGGAGATCCATTGGTTTGGGGAAGGTTTTGCTTTGAGGAACTTCTTTGGGGAGATAGATGAAAAACAGCAGAAGGAGATTTCTTTAGCCCTTTCTGTTTCCCATCCCTGCATTGCGCAATACCTCTGTGctttttatgatgaaaaaagGAAAGAGGGCTTTCTTCTTATGGAGCTTATGAACAATTTTCTTGGAACTTACATCAAAGAGAATTCTGGCCAGAGAAAACGGAATCCATTCTCTCTCCCAGTTGCAGTCGATATCATGCTTCAGATTGCAAGAGGTATGGAATACCTACACTCTCAAAAGATCTATCACGGAGACTTGAACCCATCTAATATCCTCCTAAAAGCAAGGAATTCCTCTGCAGAAGGTTATTTTTGTGCAAAAGTCGCAGGTTTTGGCTTAACCTCCATTAAGACTCATGCTTCTCGATCTCATGCAAACCAAAATGTAGATGACCCTGTAATATGGTATGCCCCTGAAGTTCTGGCAGAGCAGGAACAGCACGGTGGTAGTTGCAGTTCAAAATACACAGAGAAAGCTGATGTCTACAGCTTTGGGATGCTTTGCTTTGAGATTCTCACTGGCAAGACTCCATTTGAGGAAGCACACCTTCAAGAAGACACAGTGGCCCGTAACATAAGAGCAGGGGAAAGGCCACTCTTCCCGTACGCTTCCCCAAAGTCCCTAGTGAACTTTACTAGAAAATGCTGGCAAGCTGAACCAACTCAGCGCCCAAGTTTCCCAGCAATATGTCGTATTCTAAGGTACATCAAGAAATACCTTGtcataaaccctaatcttggtCAGCCAGAATCACCACCACCACTCGTGGATTACTGTGAAATCGAAACGGGGTACTCAAAGTTGTACCCTGGAGACGGTAGTCACAATTTGGCTCCAGTCTCACAAGTTCCTTTCCAAATGTTTGCTTATAGACTTGTTGAGAAAGAGAAGACTTCTGGGAACTACGAGAAACTTTGGGATTTAGCTGGTGAAGTACCTTCACTTTGGGGGCCTGCTTCAGGCTGGGATGATGATAATGGCGACCTTTTCTCTCCCAGAGCAATGGATCAAAGGTCTGTTTATTCTGATGTTCAAGACAGGAGGATTGGAGCAGATCGAAGATCCGTTCATTCTGAGGCTCTGTGGATGAAAGGTTCGACAAGAACAGCAGCCGATGGGGAGTTATTTCGTCCTGAGTTTCTGAGGAAGAAAACAGATCTCAGAGCAGTTGGTTCTATGACTCCTGGTAGGAAATTTTTGCCTTCACCAGCAGCCAGTTGCATGCTTCCTTCTGGGGGTGGATTCAAAATTCAAAGGTCAGTTAGTTGTTTGACTCCCGGGGGATTGATACTGGCAGCAGATCAAAGGTCAACCGGTTCTGAGAGTTCGGATGAGAAAAGTTTCTCAGATTATGAGAGTTCAGATGGTTCTGAAACTCTAGCGAAAACATTGTCATCAGCAACAGCACCAGCAGTTGGTCAGGTCTCACCTCATTTATGGACTGCAGTAACAACAGAGAAGAAAATTCCATCCTCAACAGCTGCCAATGGGAATTCATTTGGTTCCAGGATTAGAAACAGACCACCACCTTTGCTAACAGCTGCAGTTGATAGACTTGGTTCTGAGGTATCAAGGAATAAAATTTTGTCAAGAACCGTGAGCAGTTCAATTCCCAGCAGTCCAGCAAACCCTGCTTTGCCATCAAGAACAATCAGCTGTTCAATTCCCAACAGTCCAGCAGCAGCAAGGGTAGTTTTGCCATCAATAGCATCTGAATCGAACTCAGATGGTTCCAACAGTCCAGAGACTCAACAGTCCCCTGGAAAAGCCAAGTCTGTTTACCCTGTCATACCGAACACAAAAGTGTCCCCAAAAAGGGAGGCATTAGCTGCACAAACCAAGAAGAGTCCAG TGTTACAGAGAGCACAGTCAACAAGATCGTCAGCATTACGGGTTCCAAAAGTACAGCCGCCACAGAGATCTTCGCCGAATCTGGTTGCCCGCTGTTCGAGATCAATCAGAGAAAGGCGGCAACCATGGTTGTGA
- the LOC127812471 gene encoding uncharacterized protein LOC127812471 isoform X2 encodes MQKRRQLLMKKYDGEWNDPKIFQWKYGKQYLIPREICDRLSNAWREDRWLLLEAIREKRSSALTKHEQRIADHLLKKLNESETTKGKLLPAWTLLGVKDYHVKRRLGPGGGHYKEIHWFGEGFALRNFFGEIDEKQQKEISLALSVSHPCIAQYLCAFYDEKRKEGFLLMELMNNFLGTYIKENSGQRKRNPFSLPVAVDIMLQIARGMEYLHSQKIYHGDLNPSNILLKARNSSAEGYFCAKVAGFGLTSIKTHASRSHANQNVDDPVIWYAPEVLAEQEQHGGSCSSKYTEKADVYSFGMLCFEILTGKTPFEEAHLQEDTVARNIRAGERPLFPYASPKSLVNFTRKCWQAEPTQRPSFPAICRILRYIKKYLVINPNLGQPESPPPLVDYCEIETGYSKLYPGDGSHNLAPVSQVPFQMFAYRLVEKEKTSGNYEKLWDLAGEVPSLWGPASGWDDDNGDLFSPRAMDQRSVYSDVQDRRIGADRRSVHSEALWMKGSTRTAADGELFRPEFLRKKTDLRAVGSMTPGRKFLPSPAASCMLPSGGGFKIQRSVSCLTPGGLILAADQRSTGSESSDEKSFSDYESSDGSETLAKTLSSATAPAVGQVSPHLWTAVTTEKKIPSSTAANGNSFGSRIRNRPPPLLTAAVDRLGSEVSRNKILSRTVSSSIPSSPANPALPSRTISCSIPNSPAAARVVLPSIASESNSDGSNSPETQQSPGKAKSVYPVIPNTKVSPKREALAAQTKKSPVLQRAQSTRSSALRVPKVQPPQRSSPNLVARCSRSIRERRQPWL; translated from the exons ATGCAGAAAAGGAGACAGTTGCTCATGAAAAAGTATGATGGAGAGTGGAATGACCCAAAAATTTTCCAGTGGAAGTATGGAAAACAGTACTTGATTCCTCGAGAGATATGTGACAGGTTGAGCAATGCTTGGAGAGAAGATAGATGGCTGCTTCTTGAAGCAATAAGGGAGAAAAGAAGCTCTGCTTTGACCAAGCATGAGCAAAGAATTGCAGATCACCTGCTTAAGAAGCTAAATGAATCGGAGACAACTAAGGGAAAGCTTTTACCAGCTTGGACCTTATTGGGGGTTAAGGACTACCATGTGAAGCGACGGCTTGGACCAGGGGGGGGCCACTATAAGGAGATCCATTGGTTTGGGGAAGGTTTTGCTTTGAGGAACTTCTTTGGGGAGATAGATGAAAAACAGCAGAAGGAGATTTCTTTAGCCCTTTCTGTTTCCCATCCCTGCATTGCGCAATACCTCTGTGctttttatgatgaaaaaagGAAAGAGGGCTTTCTTCTTATGGAGCTTATGAACAATTTTCTTGGAACTTACATCAAAGAGAATTCTGGCCAGAGAAAACGGAATCCATTCTCTCTCCCAGTTGCAGTCGATATCATGCTTCAGATTGCAAGAGGTATGGAATACCTACACTCTCAAAAGATCTATCACGGAGACTTGAACCCATCTAATATCCTCCTAAAAGCAAGGAATTCCTCTGCAGAAGGTTATTTTTGTGCAAAAGTCGCAGGTTTTGGCTTAACCTCCATTAAGACTCATGCTTCTCGATCTCATGCAAACCAAAATGTAGATGACCCTGTAATATGGTATGCCCCTGAAGTTCTGGCAGAGCAGGAACAGCACGGTGGTAGTTGCAGTTCAAAATACACAGAGAAAGCTGATGTCTACAGCTTTGGGATGCTTTGCTTTGAGATTCTCACTGGCAAGACTCCATTTGAGGAAGCACACCTTCAAGAAGACACAGTGGCCCGTAACATAAGAGCAGGGGAAAGGCCACTCTTCCCGTACGCTTCCCCAAAGTCCCTAGTGAACTTTACTAGAAAATGCTGGCAAGCTGAACCAACTCAGCGCCCAAGTTTCCCAGCAATATGTCGTATTCTAAGGTACATCAAGAAATACCTTGtcataaaccctaatcttggtCAGCCAGAATCACCACCACCACTCGTGGATTACTGTGAAATCGAAACGGGGTACTCAAAGTTGTACCCTGGAGACGGTAGTCACAATTTGGCTCCAGTCTCACAAGTTCCTTTCCAAATGTTTGCTTATAGACTTGTTGAGAAAGAGAAGACTTCTGGGAACTACGAGAAACTTTGGGATTTAGCTGGTGAAGTACCTTCACTTTGGGGGCCTGCTTCAGGCTGGGATGATGATAATGGCGACCTTTTCTCTCCCAGAGCAATGGATCAAAGGTCTGTTTATTCTGATGTTCAAGACAGGAGGATTGGAGCAGATCGAAGATCCGTTCATTCTGAGGCTCTGTGGATGAAAGGTTCGACAAGAACAGCAGCCGATGGGGAGTTATTTCGTCCTGAGTTTCTGAGGAAGAAAACAGATCTCAGAGCAGTTGGTTCTATGACTCCTGGTAGGAAATTTTTGCCTTCACCAGCAGCCAGTTGCATGCTTCCTTCTGGGGGTGGATTCAAAATTCAAAGGTCAGTTAGTTGTTTGACTCCCGGGGGATTGATACTGGCAGCAGATCAAAGGTCAACCGGTTCTGAGAGTTCGGATGAGAAAAGTTTCTCAGATTATGAGAGTTCAGATGGTTCTGAAACTCTAGCGAAAACATTGTCATCAGCAACAGCACCAGCAGTTGGTCAGGTCTCACCTCATTTATGGACTGCAGTAACAACAGAGAAGAAAATTCCATCCTCAACAGCTGCCAATGGGAATTCATTTGGTTCCAGGATTAGAAACAGACCACCACCTTTGCTAACAGCTGCAGTTGATAGACTTGGTTCTGAGGTATCAAGGAATAAAATTTTGTCAAGAACCGTGAGCAGTTCAATTCCCAGCAGTCCAGCAAACCCTGCTTTGCCATCAAGAACAATCAGCTGTTCAATTCCCAACAGTCCAGCAGCAGCAAGGGTAGTTTTGCCATCAATAGCATCTGAATCGAACTCAGATGGTTCCAACAGTCCAGAGACTCAACAGTCCCCTGGAAAAGCCAAGTCTGTTTACCCTGTCATACCGAACACAAAAGTGTCCCCAAAAAGGGAGGCATTAGCTGCACAAACCAAGAAGAGTCCAG TGTTACAGAGAGCACAGTCAACAAGATCGTCAGCATTACGGGTTCCAAAAGTACAGCCGCCACAGAGATCTTCGCCGAATCTGGTTGCCCGCTGTTCGAGATCAATCAGAGAAAGGCGGCAACCATGGTTGTGA